TGGTATCCTCCGCACAacacataaaatatattttcaataaaagaaaatgttccacatacgccacagtgaccgttcaattattaattttctttataTGAAAAAGTTTACTGCTAATGATTATGAATCCGGTTGTATTTTCTGTGTTGTGTTACGTGATTTTTTCATTTGCCATTCGTTGTTTGCATTGTCCAGTATACTTATTTAAAGTtggataaaaattgttttataaattattaaacaCCTTTAGTcgctattattttttatttccaactCTAACAACACTGTTAGCAATTAAAGCTGATTAAATCTAAagtaaaattcttcaaaaacaatataagtaagtataaaaataaaacaccacttttaaaaaatgcattcgataagaaaaatatatttttaatcgaTATTAAGGAAACaaagaaggaaaataaaaaactttttaatgataaaataattaatttggccgaacaatatttatgtttatatGTTTTATGAAATGCAAagtatcaatttttgtttttgttcatttttccttatttttttagtaatgcAGAAACAATactgcttttaaaatttttgattaatgatgaataaaataaaataaaaaacatttatagttcaaacaaaaaaataaaagtaaataaaattaacttcaaGTAGATACATTCATCCATGCTAATTCACTGCAAGTACTATTTTCATTTGCATCTGGCGATGTGAAACTAACGTCTTTTCGATTTTCTCGATACAAAATTAGATTTtccattgttttatttttcagtatAGACGATGGACGTGACGGTGAATTGAAGAGACTTCTAGGAGTTGGCAGTCGTTCGGTAATTGAGAATGATAATGACTTTTTAACAATTGCTGATGGTGATGggaaactaaaaaagaaaaaaaaaagaaaaaagttagatACGATGTAAGCaaataaagtattaaattttgttcttactGATCCATTTCTTCGTTAGAATACCGTAAAACAGCTGCTTTCCAAGAGTAAATATACGGATAAGTTTCCTTGTTTATATCAACATGAAATATTGCATTTAATACATCTAGGTCTCGTTTTGTTGGCTCATTTCTGAAAGAAAGTTAATTTGatgttatatatttttcttaagaaattaaatacaatcattgaaTAATATAGACGTGACACCgatattttctcattataagccccaaacaaaatcaaaaatggtatttccatttccacataaaaatcaattattcgAACTTTCAGAGTGTCAGCTGACTCTTCGAATAAAACAAATGTTGGGAATAAATATTTTGACACAATATTGGACTATTCATTTCTTCattggaagaaaaaaatcttaatctgtaacggttaaatataaataaagcaAGTTGGCGGTTTTTTAAAAGGTATGTTATAAATGATGAATCTGAAAGtgctaaatttctttttgaatgtTGATAAGGTAAGgtaattaattttacatatttcaaGGATGAATCAAACAGTTAAACTTGTAAAGACTCTGATGTAAAAATGTGGGCAAAAAGGCAGAACTAAACATAGAATTTGCAATACATAATTTCGGTCTGTCTGTTAACCAAATCATTGGAGAACTGAATTAACAGTGCTTACCTAAGAATTAccaattaagaaaacaaaattttttactgtGCAAAATTTAGCACGAAAAACTGTATTAATAGGAAACAGGCACATTTTGaggcaatttattaaaaatcccGGTTTGATCTCAAAAAGCAACGagatccttgaaaaaaaaaaattgttagcaaAAGAACAATTTGCAAGAAGCTCGGGGAAAACAATATTGGGATTTTTACCGTGAGATAATATCGAACTTACCTCTTACCACTTCTGATGGGCAAACCTaacaaaaagaagcaaaaaagcTATTTGGCAGAGAAAGAAAACTGAGAAATGAATCCATAAAATTTTCATCTCAGAAATCTAAGAAAAAAAGAGCGCTGAACGGAGATTTTTTGTCTCACTTAAAAAAATCTCTGAGCCCTAATAAAAGTAATCTGAAAAACTTATTAGGAATTATgtcaaaatatagctttcaacaaaaaaaatcctgttACGACTTAATAGCCTGATTTCACTAGACCTCatatgagataatttcgcaaatacATAAGGTCAgttcaaattctaaaaatttcctttataaaatttgaattaatcggACCCCACTGATTAAAAtccttttgattatttttttctaccaaGCCTTGAAAAAGAAAGCAGCAAATAAGGAATACATAAATATTGCTTATCTTGTTCTCGAAATGAAAAGGCTAAAATCTTTGTTTCGCCTTTATTTGTTTGAGTTTGGGACATTGGTTAAGGTTTGTTTTTCCCCTTAATAAGTACACAATCAGCGGCATTTGAGAGACTAAACaactaaacacaaaaaaataatttaaaaaaaaataataaaattgtagcTAAAACACAAATGCGGTACAAAACAAGACACTCAGAAAGCTCATTTCCTTGAACACGGTCATAACTAAAAGAAACTGGTTTTCAGGaaacgagttttaaatttagtatcGATTAGTTTTTAAAGCTAAGAAATGACTTTTTGcaggattaaaaattactttattccAATAACTTTTGCATTAATAACTGAAAATTcgtgatttttgagttatggcaatattcaagtaaatgagcgatatgtTTTAGAAGAAAgaccaaaaatacaaaaaaaagttacaaatatcAGGAATTCTTAATTCTAAAATAAACAGTGTTTGTTTTTGCAGTTACATGTTACCCCTTTTCATTAAGACGATTGCAAAACAATTTTAGGATGGTTGTTTGGGGTCTTATTTTGTtaagcgttaaaaaataccttaaataaTGTgtcatatcgtcggtgaaacgagaaaagtgtgtaactccattttagcaaattttataggagagcaaaaaaacaaaatcgttttgaaggcatttgtatgagttttcattttctaatttgctaataaaataaaaactatgaactttaaggggttTCTCAGTTTAAGGAACAGTAGATAtcaggtttgtctaacagatggcattcaaatctaattttagaaaatttggagttacacacttttctggtttcaccgacgatatggcCAAATTGCATGAATCTtaataaacacaaaaacaaaatccttttaaatgtgaatcaaaaattttaaaatatttctttagcCTCGattattctaaaatttttaaaatattaaacaaaacaaaaaacaaatacaagtaaacaaaatataaataagattttttgctTATAGTTTTGGTTACTtaggctgtgttcctttgggctaagcaaagtactttttagtacttctgaatccattcaaagacattttgtctatagaagaaatggagttgaatacaaccagaagtacttagcagtagatactttaAGCCAATGGAACACAGCTTTAGTAACTAAAAAGTCCTTTTCGGGGATTATTGGCTATTGAATACACAATCCTGTAAGTGTAAAGCGAATGTGGCGGATTTTTTTCCCGGTGtcacttttttatataaaattattaaatgatACATTTTTACATACCCCAATAGAAACAAATGATAATCTTCTGTATCGACACTATCTACAGAAAGTTCTGATGGACTTTCTGGAGGTGTTACAAAACactcatcaccatcatcatctgAACCTAAATCCGActgaaataataacaaataaataaaattaataagttAAACGTTTAGTTATTCAAATTCTCTTATTTTAATTTACCCAAAATACATCttcgccatcatcatcatcatccactgAACTGTCTAACGTATCAGTCGAATGTGATCTCCATTCCTTTGATTTGACATCATCAACACGATTCATTGGCGGTGGTGGTGATCTCGCTTTGCGTGATTCAATCCGTGACCGACGACTCTCCCTACGACTTAAAACACTATCCCATTTGCAATCACATTTAGATTCTTTTAACCAAGTTTGCATGCAATTTTCCTCGGTCTTTAGATTTTCAGGCTGAATAATACCAATATTGCCATCCATATAGAATAGCATTTTATTGCAAACACATTGCAAATGCTCTTTTCTATCTCCAGGCGAAGAGATTATTTGTTGGAGACATTTTTGAatctaaaagaaaagaaaaaaatcatttaataaaacctaaagattaaaaaaagaacTACAACTTACTTTCGATTTATTATTTGTATCAATACCCTGAGCATCATTTAGATAGCTAGCAATTAAGAAAGCAAATCTCGAGTGAACTTTTGTAAAATTCACATTCAAAAAACGGGCATCATCCATAAAGCTAACTATTAGCGATTTCAGTCTTTTTAATTCGGAAAGGAAGGCATCATTAATCGAAACAATGCTATCGATATTGTGTAGTAAATTTTTAGTCATTCGTTTGGCAAACACTTGCAATGACTTTTCGACACAGGTGTAAGGCATTGTTAATTGTGGGGCATTGTTTGCTAttgatttattataaatttgtcTGTCATTATCGTATTCCACAGTAGATTGTGTTTCAGTGCGCAAATTTAGCTTATCCAAAGCTGTACATAAATCATCGAGaagttctttatttttattatttacaacAGCAACTTGTGGTTTATTTTCCTTGTCTTTTTGTgccaaaaagtgttcaaattttttcaatccTTTCTCTGAAGCAATATCAACAAATATTCCCAAGAAATCCCAATATTCTTTCCATTCGACATTTTGTTCTTTGGCCAATTCACGGCCAATAATTTCGAATCCTTTTTCAGCATCCATTAATTTAAGATGACGTTCTTTAAATCCAGGACTATCATAGGGATCACCACAAGTTCTATCTGCCAGCAGGGTATTTGATGTAATTGAatcattaaaattcaaaataattggtGATGCAATATTATTCTCACGAAACATTGAGAAGAGGTCCTTTTTGCGATATGGTGTTGTGAGGCAATTTGAATTGAGGAGACCATTTTCATAGGTTCCACCATTGTTATTGTcctcaattaatttattattgaatgatgaattgtttgtgttgttcaaatcagtttcatcaatattttgtgATTGTTTATTGTTCAAGACATATTTTCGATTTGGAGTTAGGGGGAAGgaattatttattgattttggtGTAAGTTTTGTTGGAGTACTACTAAAACGGACTGGGCTTTTGAATGGGCTATCTGGTAGTGGTAGGGAATTACCAGACATACGAGGAGGAGTCTTCCAGCGACGGCaaaatttctacaaaaatgtttattaaaaagttttagttGATTTTAACGAAAGAATTCTATAGGTTAgataataacaaaatttgaaatatacCTTTGCTTGTTCTTTATTCATAGGTCCTGCCACAGCTTGAATTTCAACTTCGGGACTCATTGGGTCTGAATTGAGATtctgaaaagaaaaattgaaatgaaattttgttttttttttagattgaaaTATCATAGTGTAAGGCCATTAAACTGAAGGGAAGATGAGATGGTAGCTAAACACTAAAACTAATTGCAATCGACTGATCTCCATAGTAAAAGGACAGATACAGTGGGCGCATTCACAAAAGTAGTAACTACGTAGGCGAGTTTTAACTAGCTTTTGGAATGCGAATTTGCACTACAAAGCTAGGTGacagatgcaataaaaaaaaatgtgttttgagtggtttaaatagctttttttcattgaaattcctcaattttatatgcttttttcatcaattccaccaaatttaaaattcaaatagaatttGTTTCTATCAAAACAGCTGACTGAGAAATGTCAGCTAACTTTGAAGTCGAAAGGGAAATTGTAactatttttttagttcttttcaGCCAATCAGAACAAGTCGACTACGTAGCCACTAGGTTTGTGAATGCGCCCAGTCTCTCATTCATAATATTATTAAAGGATTTAGACCAGCATATGCTATCATGGAAAAGTTAGACTCAGTACCGTTGACTCGGCCAGAAGATCATAATGGACAGATTTAATTGAAGGATCCAgaggaaaaacggcacatgtccactttttgtcaaaaataaactaataatGAGTTCTTGTAGTATTTAAAGGGCACTATCTGATAGCATCCTTACTTTTAGGAAAAAATAATActtgctaaaaaaataaataaaataaatagtccTTAATGGTATGgagaataaaattttaaaatgtgtttttgtgcAATTATTTAGAATGGAGTTGTGCTGTTTTTTTCTGGACccttcaatttttaattaatcacaatttattttaaatatattccatttaagaagaacaaaaattaattcaggCAAAAATCCAGTCTCTCTGCAAGGAAGTTTTCCAATAGTAAGTACATTTAACCCTATATAATAAACTGATCTAGATTCTTTTGTTAACAATTGTTTTTCATGACGATTCCACTGATCACTAAGTCAGCAGAGATTTTAAGGTATATAATTACCGGTGGATTATTTGTTGAAAATGGTTGTCCTATCGTCGGAGGAACAGTATTGTTGGCAGAACGAATAACGGGAACATAAAACCGTTCTTCGAGAAGTGATGCAATTTTTTCTCTCAGTTCAGGACTTCCATTTGGATCACGTGAGCAAATAATCTAAAGAAAAAtaggaaaagaaaaaatcaattcaacgaaaatataagaaaaatacaaaatacttaCATCCTTTGGCAATAAACCCTCATTATTTAATGTCATTTTACATTGGCGATATGATGTCAAAACTTCAACAACTTCCACAGCTCCTATTTTAGCTGCTAAATGCAATGGAGTCTCACATCTTCCCTTCTCGggcatatttaaaaaataatccaaTATGATTGCACTCGCTTCGATGCAAACTTTTTGATTCTTTTTGCCATAAACCAATTCAATAAATGCTAGATTACTAACTGTTTCGAGTATTAGTGCAGcaatttgagattttctattTAAAGCACAAATATGCATGGCATTGTAGCGATAGCCTTCTTTCAGTGATGTTGGTGTATCACCCGAACTGATTAGAAATCTTGGATTGTCCCAGATTTTTGTGTAAACTTTATCGCAATCACCCGATTCGATAACTTTACGAAATTCAGTTAGTTCTTGTTTAGTTGGAGCACGATATGCTGGTTTTTCAAGATTCACTGGTGAGCTTGCTGAATTTTGGaagataaattaataatatttaagtgttttgtgtttgaaataaaaaggaACTTACCTTTTATGTCTGAATATTTAGATTGGCATACTTCGTAGCCAGTTTCTGCATAGTTTTCAGCATCATCTGTGTTTGAAAATACCTTGAGTCGGGCGTCTTTATGTTGCTTTAATACTTTTAGAGCTTCGCTTTTTACCCGAAAAACACATGCACGTCCATTGTTAActgtgatttttcaaaaaaaatttaataatattttttattaaatagattttttatggaatataaattttaaataaggcAAAATTAATCTGCAACCGTTGTCGACTCGGACTGCAAAATCAATAAGAGGGGGTCATTGAACAGATAGAGCGAAAAGCAAATGGATATTATGTCACATTGTTAATTTCCGAAACGACAAGACCGCTAAAGGAAAGCATGCAAATGGAAcataaaaaatcttgaaattctAAAGAGCACTCGCTATTTACTGAGCACTATTTAATGACATCCATACTTTTATAAAACCAATTTAAGCCttgctaagaaaataaataagtgACGTGCCTTtattactaatttttaaaatgtgtttttatctGAATGAGTTGGAATGTATATATGCGAAATTACGAATAATtcagaaaaaagaattaaaatatatGCTGTGATAATTTATTCTTATCGACGCGTctacttttgaaaaccagaagtccttcgacaaaaaatttgtacgttttgtcatgcagcctgttttttttttattttcttaagctCGATAAGAACAGCGTTTCTGCAGAAGCCTATGTTATTTGGGTCAtgatttacaatttaaaaattaaacgatttcaaatttttttgatatttttttttaactagctTTATTTAGCTCATCAAATCCGTTTATATGACTTAACGATCTGATGGAAAAAAGtactgaaaaaatgttttaagctCAACCATTAATGTCAGACAAATGGAATGAGAACATGCCCTACATTACCAATGGAGGTTATTCTAGATGTAACTCCAATCAAGTGCAACATTACATTGCAATGCAGTAACACACAAAGGATTCAAACACCTGGGCTGGTACCAGGACGAAGAGGAACATTTAGagcggaattcagagtcgtcactcaagtaaaaattttactcaagttTACGCTCTTGCGCTTGGCCCACTGCTACTCGTTACGTTAAGAAAACCTAACGGCTCGGGTACACCAAATCCGTCATCGGCCGAATTATAGTCGGGCGTTGTCGGCCGAACTCGGCCGATAGAACCAAGCAcatagaaagaaaagaaagtgCGTACACCACTGAAAGTGACATCGTTCGTTGACGTACGTTGACGCCCGATAATAACCGATCAACCGGCATAATCCGAACTTGTTTGGATTTTTCGTCCGTTGTCGGGTTGATTTATACATAGATATTGCTAAAAGccttttctttgcaaaaattggcggtatgaattttcaaaaatataaatttcttcaaaatattccattgaaaacaattattatatgcACTTCAAGTTTCACAAAGTCAGAATACAGACCGGCAGCGACGTCCTAGACCGGAAGCAGTGTATGCAGACGATCGTCCGAGAAAGTCGTCCGAGTAGTTCCGACCCGATGTCGGCCGATAATTCGGTACGCGAACGGTAAGGGTTTCTTTGATTTAAGCTTATAAATACCAACTGaggaaattttgaagtaaatgcTTGAGTTTACTCAGAAAACTCATCTCGGACTTGtgcttgagaaaaaattttacttgagtgacgactctgaATTTCTCCCATACACTTTATGAAAATACTCAATTTCGTGAAAGGAATTAAGTTAGAGGAGGAGTTGTAATATGGGGATGAGGAACTAACTCAGTTAGCTTAAAAGGAGAAACAATAGATCTTATAGGTCCTAACTGCTTCaatcttacaaaaaataagCCAAAcctgcttttttttcataaaaaaacaaatatgtatttgacTTAAAATTGCTATAAAACAATGTATGGaaatatatttacatatatatataaaatatgaaGTTTAAAAGAATTCACATTTTTGGTTCTAGTTGTTTTtacttgttgtttttatttaataaaaattattttttttttttactatagatttttttaaaaaaaaagggtattttgAAATCTGGTTCCATTTTTTctcaatctacttccattttttcttcaaatctacttTGAATGTTTTTTCTGAAAATGGTAAGTCAGTTCACTCGACCTAAATTTTTTGGATATAATTTTAGTAGAAgatatcacataattttaaaaattattgtaagATGAAACATAATGCGAATAGTCAAAAAAGGACCTTGATTGAAGGATGTTATGACAAAGTTTACTCCGATGAATGGAGTTTCTTTTTGTACTATGATGAAGAAGAAATGAAGTTTTTGTTAagtaaaaaaggaacaaaattagTAAGCTATAACGACCGAAATTTTCTACTTCTTTTTTATAAAGCATAATCAAGT
This DNA window, taken from Episyrphus balteatus chromosome 2, idEpiBalt1.1, whole genome shotgun sequence, encodes the following:
- the LOC129911218 gene encoding ankyrin repeat and LEM domain-containing protein 2 homolog, producing the protein MSFYSVHIPQKPSLDPVVNNGRACVFRVKSEALKVLKQHKDARLKVFSNTDDAENYAETGYEVCQSKYSDIKASSPVNLEKPAYRAPTKQELTEFRKVIESGDCDKVYTKIWDNPRFLISSGDTPTSLKEGYRYNAMHICALNRKSQIAALILETVSNLAFIELVYGKKNQKVCIEASAIILDYFLNMPEKGRCETPLHLAAKIGAVEVVEVLTSYRQCKMTLNNEGLLPKDIICSRDPNGSPELREKIASLLEERFYVPVIRSANNTVPPTIGQPFSTNNPPNLNSDPMSPEVEIQAVAGPMNKEQAKKFCRRWKTPPRMSGNSLPLPDSPFKSPVRFSSTPTKLTPKSINNSFPLTPNRKYVLNNKQSQNIDETDLNNTNNSSFNNKLIEDNNNGGTYENGLLNSNCLTTPYRKKDLFSMFRENNIASPIILNFNDSITSNTLLADRTCGDPYDSPGFKERHLKLMDAEKGFEIIGRELAKEQNVEWKEYWDFLGIFVDIASEKGLKKFEHFLAQKDKENKPQVAVVNNKNKELLDDLCTALDKLNLRTETQSTVEYDNDRQIYNKSIANNAPQLTMPYTCVEKSLQVFAKRMTKNLLHNIDSIVSINDAFLSELKRLKSLIVSFMDDARFLNVNFTKVHSRFAFLIASYLNDAQGIDTNNKSKIQKCLQQIISSPGDRKEHLQCVCNKMLFYMDGNIGIIQPENLKTEENCMQTWLKESKCDCKWDSVLSRRESRRSRIESRKARSPPPPMNRVDDVKSKEWRSHSTDTLDSSVDDDDDGEDVFWSDLGSDDDGDECFVTPPESPSELSVDSVDTEDYHLFLLGNEPTKRDLDVLNAIFHVDINKETYPYIYSWKAAVLRYSNEEMDHFPSPSAIVKKSLSFSITERLPTPRSLFNSPSRPSSILKNKTMENLILYRENRKDVSFTSPDANENSTCSELAWMNVST